A window of Mucilaginibacter paludis DSM 18603 contains these coding sequences:
- a CDS encoding PorP/SprF family type IX secretion system membrane protein, which yields MKTLTKLFYSMLLLAAATLHSFAQDHLYSQFFNAPVYLNPALNGQFEGDLRMNLIYRNQWSAAPGNLSYLTASIDLKIPQFGGGVGLMFTRSSEGAAYLTKNNVSGVYSYSVGSDNFILSFGLQAGVTNRSVDWNKLVFSDQIDPRLGYVPGSTTSAELPQFNNRYYFDSGAGVNLVVGEFMAGAALQHINRPDQSFTGAPDRLPMRGTGHISYRLGLNNAYEDRDEADKSYLIPSVVFYRQSTAQSFSAGMQYKHRGVNAGLWYRGSGGAEGPNTVVLSLIFDLFINRDAGEKLRLGVDHDMSFSGLNSGNTSGTSEASLGYQTTLPSRNGNYDKFDQSRQCYHFY from the coding sequence ATGAAAACTTTAACAAAACTGTTCTATTCCATGTTACTGCTCGCAGCGGCAACTTTGCATAGCTTCGCCCAGGATCATCTATATTCTCAGTTTTTTAATGCGCCGGTATATCTAAACCCGGCGCTTAACGGTCAGTTTGAGGGCGACCTCCGCATGAATCTCATCTATCGCAATCAATGGTCGGCGGCGCCGGGTAACCTATCGTATCTTACGGCATCTATAGATCTCAAAATTCCGCAATTTGGCGGGGGAGTAGGTTTAATGTTTACCCGCAGCAGCGAGGGAGCGGCCTATCTTACCAAAAATAATGTTTCGGGTGTTTACTCGTACAGCGTGGGCTCCGATAATTTTATATTATCGTTTGGTTTACAGGCCGGTGTAACCAACAGATCCGTAGACTGGAATAAGCTGGTGTTCAGCGATCAGATAGATCCGCGCCTGGGTTATGTACCCGGTTCAACTACTTCGGCAGAACTTCCGCAATTTAACAACAGGTACTATTTCGATTCCGGAGCAGGGGTAAACCTGGTAGTGGGCGAATTTATGGCCGGTGCCGCCTTGCAGCATATTAACCGTCCCGACCAATCGTTTACCGGTGCGCCTGATAGGTTACCCATGCGTGGCACTGGGCACATCAGCTATCGTTTGGGCCTTAATAATGCTTATGAGGACCGCGACGAGGCCGACAAATCATACCTGATACCATCGGTTGTTTTTTACCGTCAGTCTACAGCCCAATCTTTTAGCGCGGGTATGCAATACAAGCACCGCGGCGTTAACGCAGGCCTGTGGTACCGGGGCAGCGGTGGGGCAGAAGGGCCCAATACAGTGGTACTATCGCTGATCTTCGACCTATTTATCAACAGGGACGCAGGCGAGAAGCTTCGTTTGGGTGTTGATCACGATATGTCTTTCTCAGGCCTAAACTCAGGTAATACCAGCGGAACCTCCGAAGCAAGTTTGGGCTACCAAACTACCTTGCCTTCAAGAAATGGCAATTATGATAAGTTTGACCAGTCAAGACAGTGTTATCATTTTTATTGA
- a CDS encoding PKD domain-containing protein, whose translation MYKLTVVFVIVFFKLFTFTPACAQTINVNGIDAGTFGQGSTISVKINVDNTSGCIAQSNVFRLYLSDATGNFASEKLIGSFTGFYATFVNGIIPVGTAAGSNYMVRVKSTAPAVVSAPSQPITISASAGVAAGVASQTINSTYPEVFGSCSGTDNTTYGFTDRSTGGSTVSAVFYNELAKAKEDSLTLSPSVNFSAKAANYTITVKAVNNGIVGTKSYTLINNVINSNFGTTGSNTICLSASSNEGLSYNVDVTTANGIQRNFPGLTYGVKWGDGSTSSLTLCDIMAAGGKLSHIYVKSSCGNVTNAQNNVFEIDLQPTSVYCGNVGTRVTSYAKVLNPATNKFNNPAIGCTGSNITFNNTSYPGQDPNATGTDCSYLNAQYTWIADGVQYPNYSLSQPFVHAFATNGTHHVTLRLQNNNGLCPAADLTQDICIQNPPKPAFTVPASVCLEGGAVTPVNTSVTDAACSLPATYTWTVTGPAAVTYAGGTTANSAQPQFVFSKTGSYQVKLAINSASCGVITSPVQTIVVNSAPTATLSADLPLCGNNQVLTFNTDPGPTQISYSGTTDQSATFLWVVTSAGGSAPASFVNGTSASSQYPQILFPDYGTYTVALTYTNTCGADTKKQNITFQQAPTVNAVVQQPICPGSSVTIAGSVTNGSYKSLQWKGGTGTFAPDRTSSLTPVYTPSAAEIAAGTVTLTLDVTTDLLGQCSDIQKNVTINIYPVNTINSAATKAICTGSPLGYQITSNVPASTFTWTAQLTSGNATGFTTSGTDATINDVIVDNDADNNAVITYTIVPHNNGCDGSPFTLTVTVSPVPVIKGAVDQVICSNQQSNIILSSNVAGKSYTWTSTTTGSVSGNSNQVTPIAASSIQDVLVNNSNAVATVTYTITPIGNCAGQPVDVKITVQPLPVPSVPGADAEVCNTSTYTLKGNDPSPGTGKWTLDSGQSGVTFSDDTRPDATVSGLIPGNSYKFRWTITNASTCAPTTNVMTLTIDNNTVAGTTSGTTTTCAGSNSGVVNLTGQSGNVLRWEASVDNGVSWQMVNNTTSSLSYLNLTQTTQYRAVIQSGVCAIIPSSVTVITVNQPAVAANAGPDQILCNLASATLKGNAPAPFTGSWKQTEGPVVNIALPDNNETQIGGLTGGNVYKFVWIIKGLAPCIDNQDEVVITDLVDVTPSFTADKSNGCGTYAVSFTNTSNLLTGSFLWDFGDGSQSSAVSPSHTFQSRTDGKDTTYTVSLTAVNNCAVRPPFTYQVVVRPAAPVVSILPDKLSGCAPFAISVKNTSPGNNKSYVFYLYDGTRLVQQILLNDKTTAVFDPVSPTTTKTYTVYMVATDFCGTTAETRHIPLTISPSSITPQMFIQDNVSKGCAPLLVTLVNNTNGGTSFTYNIYDANNKIIDRRSAGTADLPYAFNTPGTYYVTITATDNCSVVESAPANRIDVFQAPIAQFTADVTSGCSLVTVNFTNQTTGISAGDELAYQYDWDFGDGSPHSLVANPLPHTYQYQNQAYTVTLTATNTVTGCSNTIVKANYITVTSPPVTAFAIRPDTVINIPDYRFSFIDQTSGNPTQWYWSFGDGKTSTSKNTEHTYADTGRYKVTLTTTNSQGCASSAVHDVRITGVPGQLYMPNAFMPSSLNTELRSFKAIGSGMKSWSMKIFNTWGELVWQTSRLGPNGTPAEGWDGTFKGSPAQQGVYLWQATATFINGTEWKGMSYNNSLPKRTGSVNLIR comes from the coding sequence GTGTATAAGTTAACGGTTGTATTTGTTATTGTATTTTTTAAGCTTTTTACTTTTACGCCTGCTTGTGCACAAACCATCAACGTTAATGGTATTGATGCCGGTACTTTTGGACAAGGTTCAACCATCAGCGTTAAAATTAATGTTGATAATACTTCCGGATGTATTGCGCAAAGCAATGTTTTCCGGTTATACTTATCCGATGCTACGGGTAATTTTGCTTCCGAAAAATTGATAGGCAGTTTTACCGGCTTCTACGCTACATTTGTAAACGGTATCATTCCTGTGGGCACTGCGGCCGGGAGTAATTATATGGTAAGGGTAAAATCAACAGCACCCGCCGTTGTTAGTGCGCCTTCGCAGCCAATCACAATCAGTGCATCGGCAGGCGTGGCTGCCGGAGTAGCCTCCCAAACTATCAATTCAACTTATCCGGAAGTATTCGGGTCATGCAGCGGAACCGATAACACTACGTATGGCTTCACAGATCGATCCACAGGAGGATCAACGGTTAGCGCGGTATTTTATAATGAATTGGCTAAAGCCAAAGAAGACTCGCTGACACTTTCGCCCAGCGTTAACTTCAGTGCGAAGGCTGCTAACTATACCATTACAGTGAAAGCAGTTAATAACGGTATTGTAGGTACAAAATCGTATACTTTAATTAACAATGTAATTAATTCTAATTTTGGTACCACGGGCAGCAATACTATTTGTTTAAGCGCCAGCAGTAACGAGGGGCTCTCCTATAATGTTGACGTTACTACAGCCAACGGTATCCAAAGAAATTTTCCGGGTTTGACCTATGGTGTTAAATGGGGCGATGGATCAACCAGTTCACTAACGCTTTGCGATATTATGGCCGCAGGGGGGAAATTGAGCCATATTTATGTCAAATCATCATGCGGTAATGTAACCAATGCCCAGAATAACGTTTTTGAAATTGATTTGCAACCAACCAGTGTTTATTGCGGTAACGTAGGCACAAGGGTAACGAGCTACGCAAAAGTACTTAACCCCGCAACCAATAAATTTAATAACCCAGCTATTGGCTGTACGGGCAGCAACATTACTTTTAACAATACCTCTTATCCCGGGCAAGACCCCAATGCCACCGGTACCGATTGTAGTTACCTAAACGCTCAATATACCTGGATAGCTGATGGTGTGCAGTACCCTAATTATAGCTTGAGCCAACCTTTTGTTCATGCTTTTGCAACCAATGGTACCCACCACGTAACCCTGCGCCTGCAAAATAACAACGGCTTATGCCCCGCGGCAGATCTTACCCAGGATATCTGTATCCAGAATCCTCCCAAACCCGCCTTTACAGTTCCGGCAAGTGTTTGTTTGGAAGGAGGGGCTGTAACGCCCGTTAATACCTCGGTAACCGACGCAGCCTGTTCTCTTCCGGCCACCTATACCTGGACGGTAACCGGCCCGGCTGCTGTTACCTATGCGGGCGGCACTACAGCCAATAGCGCGCAGCCCCAGTTTGTTTTTTCAAAAACCGGTAGTTACCAGGTTAAGTTAGCCATTAACAGCGCCTCATGCGGTGTAATTACCAGCCCGGTACAAACCATTGTAGTTAACTCAGCGCCCACGGCCACCTTATCTGCCGATTTGCCTTTATGCGGCAACAACCAGGTGCTTACTTTCAATACAGATCCCGGTCCCACCCAAATATCATACAGTGGTACCACAGATCAGTCTGCTACCTTTTTATGGGTGGTTACCTCCGCAGGTGGCTCGGCCCCGGCCAGCTTTGTTAATGGAACAAGCGCCAGCAGCCAATACCCGCAAATATTATTCCCGGATTATGGTACTTATACGGTAGCTCTTACTTATACCAACACCTGCGGCGCCGATACAAAAAAACAAAACATTACCTTTCAGCAGGCACCTACCGTTAATGCGGTGGTTCAGCAGCCTATATGTCCCGGCAGTTCAGTTACCATTGCCGGATCGGTGACTAACGGCAGCTATAAAAGCCTGCAATGGAAAGGCGGCACAGGTACTTTTGCGCCCGACAGAACATCATCATTAACGCCGGTTTATACCCCGAGTGCCGCCGAAATAGCCGCCGGTACAGTAACACTTACTTTAGATGTTACTACTGATTTACTGGGCCAATGCAGTGATATTCAAAAAAATGTTACCATCAATATTTACCCGGTTAACACCATTAACAGCGCTGCCACCAAGGCTATTTGTACAGGCAGCCCACTTGGCTATCAAATTACATCAAATGTACCCGCAAGCACCTTTACCTGGACGGCCCAGTTAACATCAGGCAATGCCACCGGCTTTACCACATCGGGGACAGACGCCACCATTAACGATGTGATTGTTGATAATGATGCCGATAACAATGCTGTTATAACTTATACCATCGTTCCGCATAATAATGGTTGCGATGGTAGTCCGTTTACATTAACGGTTACCGTTTCGCCTGTACCGGTTATTAAAGGCGCTGTAGACCAAGTTATTTGCAGTAACCAGCAGTCAAATATTATTTTATCATCCAACGTGGCGGGCAAAAGCTATACCTGGACAAGTACTACAACCGGCAGTGTAAGCGGCAATAGCAACCAGGTAACACCCATAGCTGCCAGCAGTATACAGGATGTGTTGGTGAACAACAGTAACGCGGTTGCAACCGTTACCTATACCATTACACCTATAGGCAATTGTGCCGGGCAACCGGTAGATGTCAAAATAACCGTGCAGCCGTTACCGGTACCATCGGTGCCAGGCGCCGATGCCGAAGTTTGTAACACAAGCACCTATACGCTGAAAGGTAACGACCCATCGCCCGGTACCGGTAAATGGACCTTGGACTCGGGCCAGAGCGGCGTTACTTTTTCCGACGATACCAGGCCTGATGCTACCGTATCCGGACTCATACCCGGCAATAGCTACAAATTCAGGTGGACCATTACCAACGCCTCAACCTGCGCGCCAACAACCAACGTGATGACGCTCACTATTGATAATAATACAGTTGCCGGCACAACATCAGGTACTACCACCACCTGCGCAGGCAGTAACAGCGGTGTTGTCAATCTCACCGGCCAGTCGGGCAACGTTTTGCGCTGGGAGGCCTCGGTGGATAACGGCGTTTCATGGCAAATGGTTAACAATACTACAAGCAGTTTATCCTATTTAAACTTAACACAAACCACGCAATACAGGGCGGTAATACAAAGCGGTGTGTGTGCCATTATACCTTCATCGGTAACGGTTATCACCGTTAATCAGCCCGCGGTAGCCGCTAATGCCGGTCCCGATCAAATCCTTTGCAACCTCGCTTCGGCCACCTTAAAGGGTAACGCTCCCGCTCCGTTCACCGGTTCGTGGAAGCAAACCGAAGGGCCTGTAGTTAACATCGCTTTGCCGGATAACAACGAGACGCAGATTGGCGGCTTAACAGGCGGCAATGTATATAAATTTGTGTGGATAATAAAAGGGCTTGCCCCTTGTATAGATAACCAGGACGAGGTAGTTATTACCGACCTGGTTGATGTAACCCCCAGTTTTACAGCCGATAAGAGCAATGGCTGCGGCACATATGCAGTTAGTTTTACTAATACATCCAATCTACTTACCGGTAGTTTTTTATGGGATTTTGGCGATGGCTCGCAATCGTCGGCCGTAAGCCCTTCGCATACTTTCCAGTCGCGCACCGATGGGAAGGATACGACCTATACCGTATCGCTAACCGCGGTAAACAACTGCGCGGTTAGGCCGCCCTTCACCTACCAGGTGGTGGTACGCCCGGCGGCACCTGTAGTATCCATTTTGCCCGACAAGCTTTCGGGCTGCGCCCCATTTGCCATAAGCGTTAAAAATACATCGCCTGGCAATAATAAAAGTTATGTTTTCTATTTATACGATGGGACAAGGCTGGTGCAGCAAATATTACTGAACGATAAAACGACTGCGGTTTTTGACCCGGTAAGCCCAACAACTACAAAAACGTATACTGTTTATATGGTGGCCACCGATTTTTGCGGAACCACTGCCGAAACCAGGCATATCCCGCTAACGATATCGCCTTCTTCCATAACGCCCCAAATGTTTATCCAGGATAATGTAAGCAAAGGCTGCGCACCACTACTGGTAACTTTAGTTAATAATACCAATGGCGGTACAAGTTTTACCTATAATATATACGACGCCAATAACAAAATTATCGATAGGCGTAGCGCAGGTACTGCCGATCTGCCGTACGCTTTTAACACGCCCGGTACTTACTATGTTACCATTACTGCTACCGATAATTGTAGTGTTGTGGAGTCTGCCCCAGCAAACAGGATTGATGTTTTCCAGGCTCCAATAGCACAATTTACTGCCGATGTAACCAGCGGATGCAGCCTTGTTACCGTAAATTTTACCAACCAGACTACAGGCATATCAGCAGGTGATGAACTGGCCTATCAATACGACTGGGATTTTGGAGACGGATCGCCACATTCATTAGTTGCTAATCCTTTGCCGCATACTTATCAATATCAAAACCAGGCCTATACCGTTACCCTAACGGCTACCAATACCGTTACCGGATGTTCAAATACCATAGTCAAGGCCAACTATATTACGGTTACATCGCCACCTGTTACGGCATTCGCTATCAGGCCGGATACAGTAATCAATATACCCGATTACCGGTTTTCGTTTATCGATCAAACCAGCGGTAACCCCACCCAATGGTACTGGAGCTTTGGCGATGGTAAAACCTCTACCTCAAAAAATACTGAACATACCTACGCCGATACCGGCCGCTATAAGGTTACTTTAACCACTACCAACAGCCAGGGTTGTGCCAGCAGCGCTGTACATGATGTACGTATTACAGGTGTGCCAGGGCAGTTGTACATGCCAAACGCATTTATGCCAAGCAGTTTAAACACCGAACTTCGGTCTTTCAAGGCCATAGGCTCGGGCATGAAAAGCTGGAGCATGAAAATATTTAACACCTGGGGCGAACTGGTGTGGCAAACCAGCAGACTTGGGCCAAACGGAACCCCGGCTGAAGGCTGGGACGGCACCTTTAAAGGGTCGCCCGCGCAGCAAGGTGTATACCTGTGGCAGGCTACCGCCACCTTTATAAACGGTACCGAATGGAAAGGTATGTCGTACAATAACTCATTACCCAAAAGAACAGGCTCAGTTAATTTAATAAGATAG
- a CDS encoding IS3 family transposase, with protein MKMQSCPRGLRGFCRLLGHSPQAYYQHQKLSGKKSLEEDLLIQQVLYHRTFQPRLGCRKLHVMMEPFMEGHDMYICRDLLFDLLRENDLLIVKRRRSQPQTTDSNHWMKKYPDLIKDIRLSRADELWVSDITYIRLRKKKFAYLSLITDAYSRKIVGFCMHIDLSAEGPLTALEMALKGRASDKPLIHHSDRGSQYCSDGYVTLLKSNTINISMTQSGNPKDNAIAERVNGILKQELLEDAYSNSNQAQCSAKIAIDIYNRMRPHSSVDMMTPEKAHTQTGPIKRRWRNLLNHPTAKVMA; from the coding sequence CACCAGAAATTGTCAGGCAAAAAATCGCTTGAGGAGGACCTGCTTATCCAGCAAGTACTCTATCACCGTACTTTTCAGCCTCGGCTTGGATGCCGGAAACTGCATGTGATGATGGAACCATTTATGGAAGGTCATGACATGTATATATGCAGGGATCTGCTTTTTGACTTGTTGCGGGAAAATGATTTACTGATTGTAAAGAGAAGGCGCAGTCAGCCCCAAACAACAGATTCCAATCACTGGATGAAGAAATATCCCGACCTTATAAAGGACATCAGGTTAAGCCGCGCAGATGAGTTATGGGTAAGTGATATTACCTACATACGTCTGAGAAAGAAGAAGTTCGCTTACCTGAGCCTGATAACGGATGCTTATAGCCGTAAGATTGTTGGCTTCTGTATGCATATTGATTTGTCGGCAGAGGGGCCGCTGACAGCCTTGGAAATGGCGTTAAAAGGGAGGGCAAGCGATAAGCCATTAATACATCATTCCGATCGTGGCTCACAATACTGTAGCGACGGCTATGTAACCTTATTAAAATCTAATACTATCAATATCAGCATGACCCAAAGCGGCAACCCCAAAGACAACGCTATTGCAGAAAGAGTGAACGGGATACTTAAACAGGAGCTGCTTGAAGATGCTTATTCGAATAGTAATCAAGCGCAGTGTTCGGCAAAAATAGCCATCGATATTTACAACCGGATGAGGCCGCACAGCAGCGTGGATATGATGACACCGGAAAAGGCGCACACGCAAACCGGCCCGATCAAGCGCCGGTGGAGAAATCTGCTTAACCATCCGACAGCAAAAGTGATGGCATAG
- a CDS encoding 7-carboxy-7-deazaguanine synthase QueE, translating to MANQIPEDGTLLPLMEEFYTIQGEGYNTGKAAYFIRLGGCDVGCHWCDVKESWDASIHPLTPSDTIVDNAVKYPGKAVVVTGGEPLIYNLDYLTAQLQQKGIKTFIETSGAYPLSGSWDWICLSPKKFKAPSASVAPYAHELKVIVFNKSDFAWAEQYAALVSPGCKLYLQPEWSKSKEMIPLIVDYVMNNPQWEISLQTHKYLNIP from the coding sequence ATGGCTAATCAGATTCCGGAAGACGGTACTTTACTTCCTTTAATGGAAGAGTTTTATACGATACAGGGCGAGGGATACAATACCGGCAAGGCAGCCTATTTTATTCGTTTAGGGGGCTGCGATGTGGGCTGCCATTGGTGCGATGTAAAAGAAAGCTGGGATGCGTCTATCCATCCGCTAACGCCATCAGATACGATAGTTGATAACGCGGTAAAATACCCCGGCAAAGCTGTAGTAGTTACCGGCGGCGAGCCGCTGATTTATAACCTGGATTACCTTACCGCGCAGCTTCAGCAAAAAGGCATCAAAACTTTTATCGAAACATCGGGCGCTTATCCCCTTTCGGGCTCGTGGGACTGGATCTGCCTTTCGCCAAAAAAGTTCAAGGCGCCAAGCGCCAGTGTGGCCCCTTACGCGCACGAATTAAAAGTTATTGTGTTCAATAAATCTGATTTTGCCTGGGCCGAGCAATATGCCGCACTGGTATCGCCCGGCTGCAAACTTTACCTGCAGCCCGAGTGGTCAAAATCAAAAGAGATGATCCCTTTAATTGTTGATTACGTGATGAATAACCCTCAATGGGAAATTTCGTTACAAACACATAAATACCTCAATATCCCGTAG
- a CDS encoding OmpA family protein codes for MRTFLTAILICLPSILYSQQRVYTTNNKEALKTYFKARQSLDYLLYDQAITQLTYALSLDPNFLEAQNQLADLLRLGKKYKPAVEHYLKLLAVNAEFNRSVYLNLGESEVNIADYTTAQTHLQKYLQYPNITEANKRYAELLISDCTFSIQAIQHPVPFKPTNLGPEINTKNDEYMPVITADESTLIFTRKINNNEDFYKSTGSKGKWANAVYLSKQINTPNYNEGAQSITQDGQYLFFTGCDRPEGLGKCDIYVSKKQGNDWDIPYDLAFPLNTGNWESQPSISSDGRTLYFVSNRKGGYGGYDIWKSTLTDKGWAEPVNLGPNINTPFDEQSPFIHPDDNTLYFSSNGWPGLGNMDVFISRRGNDGAWQKPDNLGYPINTNADDSGLTLNANGNLAYFSSDNLQGYGGFDIYSFEMPAPLRPQLVTYVKGFVTDAKSKQPIVVNVEIVDLQTSKTVYLNTTDGEGQFLSTLTSGKDYGLNISKKGYLFYSENFSLHGLQNKKQFQITVPLQAIETGNKVILKNIFFDTNKYDIKDESKTELAKLIAFLNDNPSVKIEVSGHTDNVGVDAINQTLSQNRAKAVYQYLIGQHISPNRLVYKGYGKAQPIAPNTNEEGRKLNRRTEFKIII; via the coding sequence ATGAGAACCTTTTTAACTGCGATATTGATCTGCCTGCCGTCAATCCTGTATTCGCAGCAAAGGGTTTACACCACCAACAATAAAGAAGCGCTAAAAACTTATTTTAAGGCCCGGCAAAGCCTCGACTATTTATTATACGACCAGGCCATTACCCAACTTACCTATGCCCTTAGCTTAGACCCTAATTTTTTAGAGGCCCAAAACCAACTGGCCGACCTGTTGCGCCTTGGTAAAAAGTATAAACCGGCAGTTGAGCATTATTTAAAATTGCTGGCCGTTAACGCCGAATTTAACCGCTCGGTATACTTAAACCTGGGCGAATCGGAGGTGAACATAGCCGACTATACAACGGCACAAACCCACCTGCAGAAATACCTGCAATACCCTAACATTACCGAAGCCAATAAACGCTACGCCGAACTATTGATTAGCGATTGCACATTCAGCATCCAGGCTATACAACACCCCGTACCGTTTAAGCCTACCAACCTGGGGCCCGAAATCAACACCAAAAACGACGAGTACATGCCGGTAATTACCGCCGACGAAAGTACCCTGATTTTTACCCGTAAAATAAACAATAACGAGGATTTTTATAAAAGCACCGGCAGCAAAGGCAAATGGGCCAATGCTGTTTATTTAAGCAAACAAATTAATACGCCCAATTATAACGAAGGTGCCCAATCTATCACCCAGGATGGGCAGTACCTGTTTTTTACCGGTTGCGACAGGCCCGAGGGCTTAGGCAAATGCGATATTTATGTATCCAAAAAACAGGGTAACGACTGGGACATCCCCTACGATCTGGCTTTTCCGCTTAATACTGGCAATTGGGAATCGCAGCCCTCTATCAGCAGCGATGGCCGTACTTTATATTTTGTAAGCAACCGCAAAGGCGGCTACGGGGGCTACGATATCTGGAAGTCGACGTTGACAGACAAAGGCTGGGCCGAGCCCGTAAACCTGGGGCCCAATATCAATACCCCGTTTGATGAGCAATCGCCCTTTATCCATCCCGATGATAATACCCTTTACTTTTCGTCAAACGGATGGCCTGGCCTGGGCAATATGGATGTTTTTATCAGCAGGCGGGGTAACGATGGCGCATGGCAAAAGCCGGATAACCTGGGCTATCCTATTAACACCAATGCCGATGATAGCGGCTTAACCTTAAATGCCAACGGCAACCTGGCCTACTTTTCATCGGATAATTTACAGGGATACGGCGGTTTCGATATTTATTCGTTCGAGATGCCCGCGCCCTTAAGGCCGCAACTGGTAACCTATGTTAAAGGCTTTGTTACCGATGCCAAAAGCAAACAGCCGATAGTAGTTAATGTGGAGATTGTGGATCTGCAAACCAGCAAAACCGTTTACCTCAACACCACCGACGGCGAAGGTCAGTTTTTATCCACGCTTACATCCGGTAAAGATTATGGCCTCAACATTTCAAAAAAAGGATACCTGTTTTATTCCGAAAATTTTTCATTGCACGGCCTCCAAAACAAAAAGCAATTTCAAATTACGGTACCGCTCCAGGCTATTGAAACCGGCAATAAGGTAATTTTAAAGAACATTTTTTTCGATACCAATAAGTACGACATCAAGGACGAGTCGAAAACCGAATTAGCAAAACTAATCGCCTTTTTAAACGACAACCCATCTGTTAAAATTGAAGTTTCGGGCCATACAGACAACGTGGGGGTTGACGCCATTAACCAAACCCTATCGCAAAACAGGGCCAAAGCAGTTTACCAATATTTAATTGGCCAACATATCAGCCCCAACCGGCTGGTGTATAAAGGATACGGCAAAGCGCAACCTATTGCACCCAATACAAACGAAGAGGGACGTAAATTAAACCGCCGAACCGAGTTTAAAATTATTATTTAA
- a CDS encoding tetratricopeptide repeat protein: MDTYYTIEEKYLQAVEEMNYGEAPKSLKLLNEILDNDPLYVRAHYQMGKLYYYDLQDYKAAGYHFKLCAELDPSFPDVYFHYIKLLVFLNMELLVNKVSVTALTVPGVYASSIYNQMALCAENNSRWVQALGYYNSALLKVTDKQRQDEIEESISRVKFKMERNKGYTYSLTE; the protein is encoded by the coding sequence ATGGATACTTACTATACGATAGAAGAGAAATACTTGCAGGCGGTAGAGGAGATGAATTATGGCGAGGCGCCGAAATCGTTAAAGTTGCTAAACGAAATTTTAGATAACGACCCTTTGTATGTGCGCGCGCATTACCAAATGGGCAAGCTTTACTACTACGACCTGCAGGATTACAAAGCCGCAGGCTATCATTTTAAACTTTGTGCCGAGCTTGACCCATCGTTTCCGGATGTTTATTTTCACTACATTAAATTGCTGGTGTTTTTAAATATGGAACTTTTGGTTAATAAAGTTTCGGTAACGGCGTTGACCGTTCCGGGAGTTTATGCTTCGTCGATCTATAATCAGATGGCTTTATGTGCCGAAAATAATTCGAGATGGGTGCAGGCGCTGGGCTACTATAATAGTGCTTTATTGAAGGTTACAGACAAGCAACGGCAGGATGAAATTGAAGAAAGCATAAGCCGGGTTAAGTTTAAAATGGAGCGCAATAAGGGTTATACTTATAGCTTAACTGAGTAG